The Penaeus vannamei isolate JL-2024 chromosome 4, ASM4276789v1, whole genome shotgun sequence genome segment ACCAACCACTGCCTCGCTAGGTGCTCTGAAATGGAAAGTACAATCCCATGGCTCTAGTTTCGCAAGTGGTTAAGTGTCACTCCAACTCGTCCAGGAATTTCTCTTGCTTGACAGAGTAGATGGAGTACGCATAAATTCCTAGAACACCCGCGCCAAGGAGACAGCCCACGGCAATGTTGTTCCGTCTTTGCAGTGCCAGCTTTTGGACTCTCAGCATATTCTGCAATGTTTGAACAAGCATTAACGTACACACAT includes the following:
- the Ccdc56 gene encoding cytochrome c oxidase assembly factor 3, mitochondrial, which codes for MAGEGRQMPKLDLQKDIPKLSQAQLDYMKIVENQNMLRVQKLALQRRNNIAVGCLLGAGVLGIYAYSIYSVKQEKFLDELE